The genome window CGAGCTTCGCGATTCCCGCAGCGGCCTGGCTCGGCTGGCGCGCGCTGCGCGGCGGCCGCCGGGAACTCCTGGCCTTCCTCGCGAGCGGGATCGGCGTCGCGATTCCAATCGCGCTCCTGCTGCTCGTGAACAAGTCGCAGACCGGCAACCCGTTCGAGTTCGGCTACATCGCGATGTGGGGTAAGTCCCACGAGCTGGGCTTCCACGAAGCGCCCTGGGGATTTCCGCATACGCCCGCGCGCGGTGTCGAGCTGGTGAACCTCTACCTGCTCCGCCTGCAGAGCTATTTCCTCGAGACACCAGTGCCGGCGCTACTCTTCGCCACTGGCGCGCTCGCCCTCACTCGCGTGCTGTCGGCGTTCGATCGCTGGATCCTCGCCGGGAGTGCACTCCTGCTGCTCTCCTATTTCGCGTACTGGCACGACGGTTTCTACCTCGGGCCCCGCTTTGTCCTGCCGCTGGCGCCGTGGCTCGCGCTCTGGACCGTGCGCCTCCCCGCCGTGCTGCGTGAGCGCGGCGCGTCGCTCCCCGTGCAGCGGGGAGTACTCACCGGCGGGCTGGTCGCGTTGGTCATGGGCGCCACGATGCTGCTGCCGCTCCGGGCGGAGCAGTATCGCAACGGCATGCTCTCGATGCGGTTCGATGTCGACGCACTGGCCGAGCAGGCGGGGGTGCGCAATGCCGTCGTCTTTGCACGAGAGAGCTGGGGCGCGCAACTGGTCGTTCGGATGTGGGCGCTCGGCGTCACGCGCGTGGGGGCCGAGCAGCTCTATCGCACCAGCGACGCCTGTCGACTCGAGGAGACCCTCACCGCCGTCGAGCGGGTGCACGGTGATTCACTGATGCTCGTGCAACGACTCGCCCCGTTCCGGGCCGATTCCTCGAAGCTGGTAGCGCTGCACGGTTCGCCCGACACCACGGCGCACGTCCTCCCCGGCTCCACGCTCGCGCCCGCCTGCATCCGGCGGATCATGGAAGATCGCGCTGGCTTCACCGTCTATTCGCCGCTGCTGCTCGCAGGGAAGAGTGGAAACATCTATCTGCGCGACCTGCATGACCTCGACAGCATCGCCATCGCCGAACATCCGGGAAAGCCTCTCTTCCTGCTGACCCAGGAGGGCGTCACCGGCGGCGTCTTGCGCTTCACTCCGATCAGCATCGATTCGGCACGCACGGCGTGGGCCGAACAATGAACAGTTCGCGGTTCGCCCTGGTGATCCCTGCCTTCAACGAGGCGAAGCGACTGCACGCGGAAGCGTTCCTCGCGTTTGTAGCGGCGCAGGATGCGGTCGACCTCCGTTTCGTCGACGACGGCTCCACCGATGACACGGCCGCGCAGCTCGATGCCCTCGCTGCCCAGGCTCCTGAACGAATCCAGGTGCTCCACTTGCCGCGTAACGGCGGCAAGGGCGAGGCAGTGCGACGTGGACTGCGCGACGCCTTGTCAGCGGGCTACTCGCTGGTCGGCTATCTCGACGCCGATCTCGCGGCGCCGCTCGACAGCGCACTCCTTCTCCGTGGAGCACTCATCGCCGACCCCGCGCTCACGCTCGCGCTCGGCTCGCGCATCAAGCTGCTCGGCTGGCATATCACC of Gemmatimonadota bacterium contains these proteins:
- a CDS encoding glycosyltransferase encodes the protein MNSSRFALVIPAFNEAKRLHAEAFLAFVAAQDAVDLRFVDDGSTDDTAAQLDALAAQAPERIQVLHLPRNGGKGEAVRRGLRDALSAGYSLVGYLDADLAAPLDSALLLRGALIADPALTLALGSRIKLLGWHITRSERRHYLGRIFATCASLVLGLAVYDTQCGAKALRSGAAADAALGAPFLSRWLFDVELLARLRDADATMREVPLPVWQDPGGSSLRLRDFLRAPLELWRIRRRYPPR